The proteins below are encoded in one region of Ferruginibacter lapsinanis:
- a CDS encoding OmpA family protein: protein MSLNLLDSSKGLITRELIAKASFFLGENQSNVSKAIGGILPSIVAGMVDKGATAEGVSTIVDLAHSASRSGFLEDLGSVYVSDKGSIILNKGAAIVPALFGENKTGALAGLISKFSGIKPASAASLLSLATPILLSVLGRYASSNNLNNAGVALLLAEQKNSVLKAMPGELDPSNIFNIFSGKMRFVPNSIASTATASTEEITGGVFKRSLSLLIMVIGAAAVFYFFCNGCSEIDTLIDGRDSLNAIIANSYGDNNAEVEDLGKVDPLTGDWLYNSGSNIVIDLPNNAGKLIVGENSTENKLYQFLSGNEQLDTVKGNWFECTNLHFKTGGAVLDSTSMTQLKNMVAITRAFPKAEFKFGGYTDNTGDSAANVILSQKRAEAVVDQLKKSGAAAASIAGAKGYGPQWPLADNATPEGRAQNRRVAVNVKAK, encoded by the coding sequence ATGTCATTGAATTTATTAGATTCTTCTAAAGGGCTAATTACCAGGGAATTGATAGCGAAAGCCAGCTTTTTTTTAGGAGAAAACCAAAGCAATGTATCAAAAGCGATCGGAGGGATATTGCCTTCAATCGTTGCTGGTATGGTTGACAAGGGAGCCACAGCGGAAGGAGTGAGTACAATTGTCGATCTGGCCCATTCTGCAAGTAGATCAGGTTTTTTGGAAGATCTGGGTAGCGTATACGTAAGTGATAAAGGTAGCATCATATTAAATAAAGGGGCAGCGATAGTGCCTGCCTTATTTGGAGAAAATAAAACAGGAGCACTAGCTGGGCTGATTTCAAAATTTTCAGGTATTAAACCTGCTTCTGCAGCGTCTTTACTAAGCCTTGCTACCCCCATTTTATTAAGTGTATTAGGTAGATATGCGTCATCAAATAATTTAAATAATGCAGGGGTAGCGTTATTGTTGGCAGAACAAAAAAATAGTGTTTTGAAAGCAATGCCGGGAGAACTGGATCCGAGTAACATATTTAATATTTTCAGCGGCAAAATGCGGTTTGTTCCAAATTCGATTGCTTCAACCGCCACTGCATCTACTGAGGAAATAACCGGGGGAGTATTTAAACGATCATTGTCTTTATTGATAATGGTAATTGGTGCGGCTGCTGTATTTTATTTTTTTTGTAATGGTTGTAGTGAAATTGATACCTTAATAGATGGACGGGATTCTCTGAATGCGATCATTGCAAATTCGTATGGAGATAATAATGCAGAAGTTGAGGATTTGGGTAAAGTAGATCCTTTAACAGGAGATTGGTTGTATAATTCTGGAAGTAATATAGTGATCGATCTGCCAAACAATGCCGGCAAATTGATAGTAGGGGAAAATTCTACAGAAAATAAATTGTATCAATTTTTATCCGGTAACGAACAATTGGATACAGTAAAAGGCAATTGGTTTGAATGTACGAACCTGCATTTTAAAACAGGAGGCGCAGTACTTGATTCAACTTCAATGACCCAACTAAAAAATATGGTAGCTATTACCAGGGCTTTTCCAAAAGCTGAATTTAAGTTTGGAGGATATACAGATAATACCGGTGATTCAGCAGCAAATGTTATACTTTCTCAAAAAAGAGCCGAAGCGGTAGTTGACCAGTTAAAAAAATCAGGTGCGGCTGCTGCTTCTATTGCAGGAGCAAAAGGATATGGTCCTCAGTGGCCTTTGGCAGACAATGCAACTCCGGAAGGCAGAGCACAAAACAGAAGGGTTGCAGTAAATGTGAAAGCAAAATAA
- a CDS encoding geranylgeranylglyceryl/heptaprenylglyceryl phosphate synthase yields MIKGIHNSLVERKRSGKKSFAVLIDPDKVNNSNMEQLIDLSVSAKVDYFLVGGSLVISNYLDECLQLIKRSCNIPTVLFPGSPSQVSKYADALLYLSLISGRNPELLIGQHVVSAPYVKQSGLEIMPTGYMVVDGGAPTTVSYISNASPLPADKNEIAMCTAMAGEMLGMKLIYMDAGSGAKRAIPESMIEKVAQSIDVPLIIGGGIVEPEKAYLNCKAGADVIVVGNAIEKNASLIKEMAAAVHSVPVNVG; encoded by the coding sequence ATGATAAAAGGTATACATAATTCATTAGTTGAGCGTAAAAGATCAGGTAAAAAGTCATTTGCTGTATTGATTGACCCCGATAAGGTGAACAACAGCAATATGGAGCAATTGATCGATTTGTCCGTATCAGCCAAAGTAGATTACTTCCTTGTGGGAGGAAGTTTGGTTATCTCCAATTATCTGGATGAATGTCTGCAATTGATCAAACGTAGTTGCAATATCCCCACTGTATTATTTCCCGGAAGCCCATCGCAGGTGAGCAAATATGCCGATGCATTGTTGTACCTGTCTCTTATCAGCGGACGCAACCCTGAATTATTGATTGGTCAGCATGTGGTATCAGCGCCTTATGTAAAGCAAAGCGGACTGGAAATTATGCCTACCGGCTATATGGTAGTAGATGGTGGCGCACCCACCACTGTTTCTTATATCAGCAATGCCAGCCCATTGCCGGCAGATAAAAACGAAATAGCGATGTGTACAGCCATGGCCGGCGAAATGCTGGGCATGAAATTAATTTATATGGATGCCGGCAGCGGCGCCAAACGTGCTATCCCCGAAAGCATGATAGAAAAAGTTGCACAATCCATCGATGTGCCTTTAATAATAGGAGGTGGCATTGTAGAACCCGAAAAAGCTTACCTCAACTGCAAGGCCGGTGCCGATGTGATCGTTGTAGGTAACGCCATCGAAAAAAATGCATCTCTCATAAAAGAAATGGCTGCTGCAGTACATAGTGTACCCGTAAACGTGGGGTAA
- a CDS encoding LytR/AlgR family response regulator transcription factor, translated as MQKAIIIDDERLARNELRKLLQDFPDVEVIDEAANATEGIEKIDALNPDIIFLDIQMPGKTGFDMLQELDKAPHVIFTTAYDDYALKAFEVNALDYLMKPIEPKRLADALQKVQLADEKELAAQQAFGRGMLSENDQVFVKDGERCWFVKLSEVRLFESVGNYAKVFFAGNKPLILKSLNALEERLDEKIFFRANRKHIVNMRMIEKIEPYFNGGLLLDIQGGEKVEVSRRQAVKFKEMMSL; from the coding sequence ATGCAAAAAGCAATTATTATTGATGATGAAAGATTGGCAAGAAATGAGTTAAGAAAATTATTACAGGATTTTCCGGATGTGGAAGTAATTGATGAAGCTGCCAATGCTACAGAAGGCATTGAAAAAATTGATGCATTAAACCCTGATATTATTTTTTTAGATATACAGATGCCTGGCAAGACCGGCTTTGACATGTTGCAGGAGCTTGACAAAGCACCACATGTGATCTTTACTACTGCGTATGATGATTATGCATTAAAAGCGTTTGAAGTGAATGCATTGGATTACCTGATGAAACCGATTGAACCTAAACGCCTGGCAGATGCGTTGCAAAAAGTACAGCTGGCAGATGAAAAAGAGCTGGCTGCTCAACAGGCTTTTGGTCGTGGTATGCTGAGTGAAAACGATCAGGTGTTTGTAAAAGATGGTGAACGTTGCTGGTTTGTGAAATTGTCTGAAGTGCGTTTATTCGAAAGCGTGGGCAATTATGCTAAAGTGTTTTTTGCCGGCAACAAACCGCTCATCTTAAAATCGCTGAATGCATTGGAAGAAAGACTGGATGAAAAAATATTCTTTCGTGCCAACCGCAAGCACATTGTAAACATGCGGATGATCGAAAAGATAGAACCTTATTTTAATGGTGGCTTATTACTGGATATACAGGGTGGAGAAAAAGTAGAAGTTAGTCGCAGGCAGGCGGTGAAGTTTAAGGAGATGATGAGTCTTTGA
- a CDS encoding NADPH-dependent F420 reductase, with translation MQVGIIGSGIVGRVLATGLLKEGHQVMLGTRDIAKEEVVKWKEENSGGLTGTFSETAIFGDLIIIATGGLVTEAAIKLAGIENFKGKTVIDTTNPIAAAPPVNGVLQYFTSMNESLMERIQQLIPNANVVKAFNSVGNAFMYKPDFGGITPTMFICGYNDEAKKTVTEILHSFGWETEDMGKAEAARAIEPLCILWCIPGFINNQWSHAFKLLKK, from the coding sequence ATGCAAGTAGGAATCATAGGATCCGGGATCGTTGGACGAGTGCTGGCTACCGGATTATTAAAAGAAGGGCATCAGGTAATGCTTGGTACCAGGGATATTGCTAAAGAAGAAGTAGTGAAATGGAAAGAAGAAAATTCCGGTGGACTTACGGGTACATTTTCGGAGACAGCAATATTTGGAGACCTCATTATTATTGCAACTGGTGGTTTGGTTACAGAAGCCGCCATTAAATTAGCCGGAATAGAAAACTTTAAAGGAAAAACTGTTATTGATACTACCAACCCGATAGCAGCAGCCCCTCCGGTGAATGGTGTTTTACAATATTTCACTTCGATGAATGAATCACTGATGGAAAGAATTCAACAACTTATTCCAAATGCAAATGTTGTTAAAGCATTTAATAGTGTAGGGAATGCGTTTATGTATAAACCTGATTTTGGCGGCATTACGCCTACCATGTTCATTTGTGGGTATAATGATGAGGCAAAAAAAACTGTTACAGAAATACTGCATTCGTTTGGTTGGGAAACAGAAGACATGGGCAAAGCGGAAGCTGCAAGAGCTATTGAGCCGTTATGTATTTTATGGTGCATCCCCGGTTTTATCAATAACCAATGGTCGCATGCTTTTAAATTGTTGAAAAAATAA
- a CDS encoding sensor histidine kinase, with the protein MARNVNLYTMMKRLSTYWLCQLAGWGLYAAITIFFYEKLSVKKIEQFYFLIFISIALGLLFTHLMRTIIKKSEFLEKPIKRQIISFIIVTIIFSIAYASLDVAIEKMLNLSGYLDPKISALNEIIRSSINSFFIFFIWNLIYYTYHYVERNRKQQVDTLKLQSLVKELELKTIKSHINPHFIFNALNSIRALVDENPNRARTAITELSNILRSSMHAEQLETVPLVREMNIVKDYLALEKMRFEERLTVEIDINESTWELPVPPMMLQTLVENAIKHGISKKINGGSIKVISDFVDGHHELVVQNSGQLNGFTNGDGFGVRSTQDRLNLLYQGKATFDIKNLGNDMVESRIIMPLNNL; encoded by the coding sequence ATGGCACGGAATGTAAATTTGTATACGATGATGAAACGCTTATCCACATATTGGCTTTGCCAGTTGGCAGGATGGGGCTTATATGCCGCCATTACCATATTTTTTTATGAAAAACTTTCTGTAAAAAAGATCGAGCAATTTTATTTTCTGATATTCATCAGTATTGCACTGGGATTATTATTCACCCACCTGATGAGGACAATCATCAAGAAAAGTGAGTTTTTAGAAAAACCGATCAAAAGGCAGATCATTTCTTTCATTATTGTTACCATCATTTTTTCAATTGCTTATGCCAGCCTGGATGTTGCTATTGAAAAGATGCTGAACTTAAGCGGATACCTTGATCCGAAGATCTCTGCATTGAATGAGATCATACGAAGTTCTATTAACAGCTTTTTTATCTTCTTTATCTGGAACCTCATTTATTATACCTATCACTATGTAGAGCGTAACCGAAAACAACAGGTAGATACATTAAAATTACAATCGCTTGTAAAAGAGCTGGAACTTAAAACGATCAAATCTCATATCAACCCTCATTTTATTTTTAACGCACTAAATAGCATCCGTGCACTGGTAGATGAAAACCCTAACCGTGCCAGAACTGCTATTACAGAGCTGAGCAATATCTTACGCAGCAGTATGCATGCAGAACAACTGGAAACCGTTCCATTGGTAAGAGAAATGAATATCGTAAAAGATTACCTGGCATTGGAGAAAATGCGTTTTGAAGAAAGACTGACCGTTGAAATAGATATCAATGAAAGTACATGGGAATTGCCTGTGCCGCCAATGATGTTACAAACACTGGTTGAAAATGCTATTAAACATGGCATCAGCAAAAAAATAAATGGAGGTAGTATTAAAGTGATCTCCGACTTTGTGGATGGCCATCACGAACTGGTGGTGCAAAACTCCGGACAACTGAACGGCTTTACAAACGGCGATGGATTTGGTGTACGCAGCACACAGGACAGATTAAATCTTTTATACCAGGGCAAAGCCACTTTTGATATTAAAAACTTAGGCAACGATATGGTAGAATCCAGGATTATTATGCCATTAAATAATTTGTAA
- a CDS encoding response regulator transcription factor, whose product MEVIKPKLLLCEDDTNLGMVLKNYLELNDYDITLERDGRLGLAAFQREKFDLCLLDVMMPNMDGFTLAEEIRDINPDVPLFFLSAKTMKDDIIQGYKLGADDYITKPFDSEVLLHKIKAILKRNEELHKEEVNAEFDMGKYHFNPRLRELGYEGKVQTLSPKESELLKMLCEYKNDLLPREAALKKIWGSDTYFNGRSMDVYIAKLRKYLKDDPTIEIVNIHGNGFRLVAS is encoded by the coding sequence ATGGAAGTGATAAAACCCAAACTACTATTATGCGAAGATGATACCAATCTGGGCATGGTATTGAAAAACTATCTGGAACTAAATGATTATGATATTACACTGGAAAGAGATGGCAGACTGGGCCTGGCAGCTTTTCAAAGAGAAAAATTTGACCTTTGTCTTTTAGACGTGATGATGCCTAATATGGATGGCTTCACATTAGCAGAAGAGATCAGAGATATTAATCCTGATGTGCCTTTATTTTTCCTATCAGCAAAAACAATGAAAGATGATATCATACAAGGCTATAAACTAGGTGCGGATGATTATATCACCAAACCATTTGATAGTGAAGTTTTATTACATAAAATAAAAGCCATTTTAAAGCGCAACGAAGAATTACACAAAGAAGAAGTGAATGCAGAATTTGATATGGGTAAATACCATTTCAATCCACGTCTTCGTGAATTAGGCTATGAAGGGAAAGTGCAAACATTATCTCCTAAAGAAAGTGAATTACTAAAAATGCTTTGTGAGTATAAGAATGACCTGTTACCAAGAGAAGCTGCACTGAAAAAGATATGGGGCAGTGATACTTATTTTAATGGCAGAAGTATGGATGTGTACATTGCCAAACTGCGTAAATATTTAAAAGATGATCCAACGATTGAGATAGTGAATATTCATGGTAATGGATTCAGGTTGGTTGCTTCATAA
- the ruvB gene encoding Holliday junction branch migration DNA helicase RuvB — protein MANPNLNTEGESLSAADKEFENNIRPGEMADFTGQTQTIENLKVFIKAAKIRGEALDHILFHGPPGLGKTTLSRIIANELGVSIKETSGPVIEKPGDLAGLLTNLEPNDVLFIDEIHRLSNVVEEYLYAAMEDFRIDIMIDSGPNARSVQINLNPFTLVGATTRSGLLTAPLLSRFGIKSRLEYYNAETLQKIILRSAGILNTSITNEAAKEIAGRSRGTPRIANGLLRRVRDFAQVLNDGAIDIGITQHSLKALNVDEHGLDDMDNRILATIIDKFKGGPVGITTIATAVGEEAGTLEEVYEPFLIQEGFLQRTARGREATEKAYRHLGRVMPKFGGPGELFS, from the coding sequence ATGGCCAATCCCAATTTGAATACAGAAGGAGAATCTTTAAGTGCTGCCGATAAGGAGTTTGAGAATAATATACGGCCAGGCGAAATGGCTGATTTTACAGGCCAGACGCAAACCATTGAAAATCTGAAAGTTTTTATTAAAGCGGCTAAAATAAGAGGCGAAGCATTGGATCATATTTTGTTTCATGGCCCTCCGGGTTTGGGAAAAACCACACTGAGCAGAATTATTGCCAACGAATTGGGCGTAAGCATCAAAGAAACAAGTGGTCCGGTAATAGAGAAGCCCGGAGATCTGGCAGGCTTATTAACTAACCTCGAACCTAATGATGTATTATTCATTGATGAGATACATCGATTGAGTAATGTGGTGGAAGAATATTTATATGCTGCCATGGAAGATTTCAGGATCGATATTATGATCGATAGTGGTCCTAACGCAAGGAGTGTACAAATCAATTTGAATCCTTTTACATTGGTTGGTGCCACTACAAGAAGCGGTTTGTTGACGGCGCCATTGCTTTCTCGTTTTGGGATCAAATCAAGATTAGAATATTACAATGCAGAAACGCTGCAGAAGATCATTCTTCGTTCTGCAGGAATATTAAATACAAGTATTACCAACGAAGCCGCAAAAGAAATTGCCGGTCGTAGCAGGGGTACACCACGTATAGCAAATGGTTTATTAAGAAGAGTAAGAGACTTTGCCCAGGTGCTGAATGATGGTGCAATTGATATTGGTATCACACAACATTCTTTAAAAGCATTGAATGTAGATGAGCATGGGTTGGATGATATGGACAACAGGATATTAGCCACTATTATTGATAAATTCAAAGGCGGACCGGTTGGTATCACTACCATAGCTACTGCAGTAGGTGAAGAAGCCGGAACATTGGAAGAAGTGTATGAGCCATTCTTAATACAGGAAGGATTTTTACAACGCACCGCAAGAGGAAGAGAGGCTACAGAAAAAGCATACAGGCATTTGGGCAGAGTGATGCCTAAATTTGGCGGACCGGGGGAGTTGTTTTCATAA